Proteins encoded within one genomic window of Streptomyces profundus:
- a CDS encoding SURF1 family protein, with protein MYRFLLTPRWWTINIFVMLAVPICLIAGIWQLGRFESQVDSHREQQKLAEGTGEVRPVGELLPLTTETVGRQAEATGTFDPEHQLLVPERMIEGRRGFLVLTPLLPADGSPAVPVVRGWLPGAADPAAGPEPPAGEVTVVGALQAAESPSKVSGKTEGLAAGELGVIGAASLINILPYPVEDSWITVREPEAPLVAVPATAPAGTSLDLDAFQNLGYTAEWFVFAGFTLFMWFRFFRREVETLRDAELGLTDDGPATAAGPGAPGGPRSPEGPERPASEQPPDRQADDLART; from the coding sequence ACATCTTCGTGATGCTCGCCGTTCCCATCTGCCTGATCGCCGGCATCTGGCAGCTGGGGCGGTTCGAGAGCCAGGTGGATTCGCACCGCGAGCAGCAGAAGCTGGCCGAGGGGACGGGCGAGGTGCGGCCCGTGGGCGAGTTGCTGCCGCTGACCACCGAGACGGTGGGCCGGCAGGCCGAGGCCACCGGCACCTTCGATCCGGAGCACCAACTGCTGGTGCCGGAGCGGATGATCGAGGGGCGGCGCGGCTTCCTCGTGCTGACGCCGCTGCTGCCCGCCGACGGCTCGCCCGCCGTGCCGGTGGTGCGCGGCTGGCTGCCGGGGGCGGCCGATCCGGCGGCCGGACCGGAGCCGCCGGCCGGGGAGGTGACCGTCGTCGGGGCCCTCCAGGCCGCGGAGTCGCCGAGCAAGGTCAGCGGCAAGACCGAGGGCCTCGCCGCCGGCGAGCTGGGCGTGATCGGCGCCGCCTCGTTGATCAACATCCTGCCCTACCCGGTCGAGGACTCCTGGATCACCGTGCGGGAGCCCGAGGCCCCGCTGGTGGCGGTGCCGGCGACGGCGCCCGCCGGGACGAGCCTGGACCTGGACGCGTTCCAGAACCTCGGCTACACCGCCGAGTGGTTCGTCTTCGCCGGCTTCACGCTCTTCATGTGGTTCCGCTTCTTCCGTCGCGAGGTGGAGACGCTGCGCGACGCCGAGCTGGGGCTGACCGACGACGGCCCGGCCACGGCGGCCGGCCCCGGGGCTCCCGGGGGTCCCAGGAGCCCCGAGGGCCCGGAGCGGCCGGCTAGCGAGCAGCCGCCCGACCGCCAGGCAGATGATCTCGCGCGAACCTGA
- a CDS encoding S9 family peptidase has protein sequence MTDSVPEDPANEPISAVPSEVPDWELRFRAPRVSLPRWAREAPERSLFVSDATGTFELYAWDRATGARRQATDRPNGTVSGGLSPDGEWIWWFDDTDGDEFGVWRRQPFQGGPDEPAVAGLAAAYPSGLALGRDGTVVVGRDTEEEGTTLHVRLPGAAEPTEIYRHRQSAGVGSLSYDASLLAIEHTEHGDAMHSALRVTRLDGSPVAELDDTAGGTVESGLSALGFAPLAGDSRLLVGHQRHGRWEPLLWDPLTGEQRELSLGLPGDLHAEWYPDGSALLVSHSYQARDELYRYDLAAGESTRLDTPAGTISGAAARPDGEVEFLWSSAAEPPQVRSTTGRTVLDPPGIKAPRSVPVTDAWVEGPGGKVHALVQQPPGEGPFPTVFDIHGGPTAHDSDAFAAAMAAWVDHGFAVVRVNYRGSTGYGRAWTDALKHRVGLIELEDIAAVREWAVASGLADPERLVLTGGSWGGYLTLLGIGTQPKSWAVGVAAVPVADYVAAYEDEMEALKAMDRTLLGGSPDEVPERWAASSPITYVDDVRAPVYVSAGLNDPRCPIRQIENYVERLTERGHPHEVYRYDAGHGSLVVEERIKQVAQEIRFARDHLPGGRAAAR, from the coding sequence ATGACTGATTCCGTGCCCGAGGACCCCGCGAACGAGCCCATCTCCGCCGTCCCGTCCGAAGTCCCCGACTGGGAGCTGCGGTTCAGGGCGCCCCGGGTGAGCCTGCCGCGCTGGGCCCGCGAGGCGCCCGAGCGCTCGCTCTTCGTCTCCGACGCCACCGGCACCTTCGAGCTGTACGCCTGGGACCGCGCCACCGGCGCGCGGCGGCAGGCCACCGACCGGCCCAACGGCACGGTCTCCGGCGGTCTTTCGCCGGACGGCGAGTGGATCTGGTGGTTCGACGACACGGACGGCGACGAGTTCGGCGTCTGGCGCCGGCAGCCGTTCCAGGGCGGCCCCGACGAGCCGGCCGTCGCCGGGCTCGCCGCCGCCTACCCGAGCGGCCTCGCCCTCGGCCGCGACGGCACGGTGGTGGTCGGGCGCGACACGGAGGAGGAGGGCACCACCCTCCATGTGCGGCTTCCCGGCGCCGCCGAGCCCACCGAGATCTACCGCCACCGGCAGTCCGCCGGCGTCGGTTCCCTCTCCTACGACGCCTCGCTGTTGGCCATCGAGCACACCGAGCACGGCGACGCCATGCACTCGGCGCTGCGGGTGACCCGGCTGGACGGCTCCCCCGTCGCCGAGTTGGACGACACGGCGGGCGGCACGGTCGAGTCGGGCCTCTCCGCGTTGGGCTTCGCGCCGCTGGCGGGCGACAGCCGGCTGCTCGTCGGCCATCAGCGGCACGGCCGTTGGGAGCCCCTGCTGTGGGATCCGCTCACCGGCGAGCAGCGGGAGCTCTCCCTGGGGCTGCCAGGCGATCTGCACGCCGAGTGGTATCCGGACGGCTCGGCGCTGCTGGTCTCGCACAGCTATCAGGCCCGCGACGAGCTGTACCGCTACGACCTGGCGGCCGGCGAGTCGACCCGCCTCGACACCCCGGCCGGCACCATCTCAGGCGCCGCAGCCCGCCCGGACGGCGAGGTGGAGTTCCTCTGGTCGTCGGCCGCCGAGCCGCCCCAGGTGCGGTCGACGACGGGGCGGACGGTGCTCGATCCGCCCGGCATCAAGGCGCCGAGGTCGGTGCCGGTGACGGACGCCTGGGTCGAGGGCCCGGGGGGCAAGGTCCACGCGCTGGTGCAACAGCCGCCGGGCGAGGGCCCGTTCCCCACGGTGTTCGACATCCATGGCGGCCCCACGGCGCACGACAGCGACGCGTTCGCCGCCGCGATGGCGGCCTGGGTGGATCACGGTTTCGCGGTGGTCAGGGTCAACTACCGGGGCTCCACGGGCTATGGCCGCGCCTGGACGGACGCGCTCAAGCACCGGGTCGGCCTGATCGAGCTGGAGGACATCGCCGCCGTCAGGGAGTGGGCCGTCGCCTCGGGGCTGGCCGATCCGGAGCGTCTGGTGCTCACCGGCGGCTCCTGGGGCGGCTATCTCACCCTCCTCGGCATCGGCACCCAGCCGAAGAGCTGGGCGGTCGGCGTCGCCGCCGTTCCGGTCGCCGACTATGTCGCGGCCTACGAGGACGAGATGGAGGCGCTCAAGGCGATGGACCGCACGCTGCTCGGCGGCTCCCCCGACGAGGTGCCCGAGCGCTGGGCGGCGTCCTCGCCGATCACCTATGTGGACGATGTGCGGGCCCCGGTCTATGTCTCGGCGGGGCTCAACGACCCGCGCTGCCCGATCCGTCAGATCGAGAACTACGTGGAGCGGCTGACGGAGCGCGGCCACCCGCACGAGGTGTACCGCTATGACGCGGGGCACGGATCGCTGGTGGTGGAGGAGCGGATCAAGCAGGTGGCGCAGGAGATCAGGTTCGCGCGAGATCATCTGCCTGGCGGTCGGGCGGCTGCTCGCTAG
- a CDS encoding RidA family protein: MSGVEERLAGLGLALPPVVPPVAAYVPAVTSGDYVFTSGQVPLVDGELPVAGKVGAEVTPEQAKDMARICALNALAAVKSVVGDLDRVARVVKVLGFVASAPGFTGQPQVINGASELLGEVFGERGRHARSAVGVAVLPLDAPVEVEVQVELIAG; the protein is encoded by the coding sequence GTGAGCGGGGTCGAGGAGAGGCTGGCGGGTCTCGGTCTCGCGCTGCCGCCGGTGGTTCCGCCGGTGGCCGCCTATGTGCCGGCCGTGACCAGCGGCGACTACGTGTTCACCTCGGGGCAGGTGCCGCTGGTCGACGGCGAGCTGCCGGTGGCGGGGAAGGTCGGCGCCGAGGTCACGCCCGAGCAGGCCAAGGACATGGCGCGGATCTGCGCGCTCAACGCCCTCGCCGCGGTGAAGTCGGTGGTCGGCGATCTGGACCGGGTGGCCAGGGTGGTCAAGGTGCTGGGCTTTGTGGCCTCCGCCCCCGGGTTCACGGGGCAGCCGCAGGTGATCAACGGCGCCAGCGAGCTGCTGGGGGAGGTCTTCGGCGAGCGCGGCCGGCACGCCCGCAGCGCGGTCGGGGTGGCGGTGCTGCCGCTGGACGCGCCGGTCGAGGTCGAGGTGCAGGTCGAGCTGATCGCCGGCTGA
- a CDS encoding DUF4177 domain-containing protein: MKKWEYVTVPLLVHATKQILDNWGEDGWELVQVVPGPNSEQLVAYLKREKQA, encoded by the coding sequence ATGAAGAAGTGGGAATACGTGACGGTGCCGCTCCTGGTCCACGCGACCAAGCAGATTCTGGACAACTGGGGCGAGGACGGCTGGGAGTTGGTGCAGGTCGTGCCAGGGCCCAACTCGGAGCAGCTGGTGGCCTACCTCAAGCGTGAGAAGCAGGCGTGA
- a CDS encoding ArsA family ATPase produces MDQERHRHVFPLLHGRHSSHRHRQQPRERVPRAGTPPRVARLADVTPERRLHVVSGKGGTGKTTVAAALALALADEGRRTLLVEVEGRQGIAQLFETEALPYEERRIAIGPGGGEVYALAIDAERALLDYLQMFYKLGGAGRALRRIGAIDFATTIAPGLRDVLLTGKACEAARRRGPDGGFVYDAVVMDAPPTGRITRFLGVNHEIAGLARMGPIHHQAQAVMRVLKSAETAVHLVTLLEEMPVQETADGIAELRAAELPVGAVVVNMVRPPTPVQARAPADVDRDALAGSLRAAGLRDAERLVGPLLAEGAAQAERLALEAGQRAELADLGLPVRELPLLVDGADLAGLYRQARRLREHPW; encoded by the coding sequence GTGGACCAGGAGCGGCACCGTCACGTATTCCCACTTCTTCATGGCCGACACTCTAGCCACCGCCACCGACAACAGCCCCGCGAACGGGTTCCCCGAGCGGGCACGCCACCTCGGGTCGCTAGGCTCGCCGACGTGACCCCAGAACGCAGACTGCATGTGGTCAGCGGGAAGGGCGGCACGGGGAAGACCACCGTCGCCGCCGCGCTCGCGCTCGCGCTGGCCGACGAGGGGCGGCGCACGCTGCTCGTCGAGGTCGAGGGCCGTCAGGGCATCGCCCAGCTCTTCGAGACCGAGGCACTGCCCTACGAGGAACGCCGCATCGCCATCGGCCCCGGTGGTGGCGAGGTGTACGCGCTGGCCATCGACGCCGAACGCGCCCTGCTCGACTACCTCCAGATGTTCTACAAGCTGGGCGGCGCCGGCCGGGCGCTGCGCCGGATCGGCGCCATCGACTTCGCCACCACCATCGCCCCGGGGCTGCGCGACGTGCTGCTCACCGGCAAGGCGTGCGAGGCGGCCAGGCGGCGCGGGCCCGACGGCGGCTTCGTGTACGACGCGGTGGTGATGGACGCCCCGCCGACCGGTCGGATCACCCGGTTCCTCGGCGTCAACCACGAGATCGCCGGGCTGGCCAGGATGGGGCCCATCCACCACCAGGCGCAGGCCGTGATGCGGGTGCTGAAGTCGGCCGAGACCGCCGTCCATCTGGTGACCCTGCTGGAGGAGATGCCGGTCCAGGAGACCGCCGACGGCATCGCCGAGCTGCGCGCCGCGGAGCTCCCGGTCGGCGCCGTGGTCGTCAACATGGTCCGCCCGCCGACGCCGGTCCAGGCGCGCGCCCCAGCGGATGTCGACCGGGACGCGCTGGCCGGCTCGCTGCGCGCCGCCGGGCTGCGCGACGCGGAGCGTCTGGTCGGACCGCTGCTCGCCGAGGGCGCGGCGCAGGCCGAGCGGCTGGCCCTGGAGGCGGGCCAGCGCGCCGAGTTGGCCGACCTGGGCCTGCCGGTGCGCGAGCTGCCGCTGCTCGTGGACGGCGCGGATCTGGCCGGCCTCTACCGACAGGCCCGTCGCCTGCGGGAACACCCGTGGTGA
- a CDS encoding ArsA family ATPase produces MNPTKSGPTGQDALVADVPPLTLDPLLDKAETRIVVCCGSGGVGKTTTAAALGLRAAERGRRVVVLTIDPARRLAQSMGLAELDNVPRRVPGIDGAAGGELFAMMLDMKRTFDETVEAHAEPARARAILENPFYQSLSAGFAGTQEYMAMEKLGQLVARDEWDLIVVDTPPSRSALDFLDAPQRLGSFLDGRFIRVLMGPAKAGGRAGRKVMDLGLAGLSRFTGAIDKVVGAGLVRDVQTFVAALDTTFGGFRSRADATYQLLQAPGTAFLVVAAPERDALREAAYFVERLAADRMPLAGLVLNRVHTSDAAGLSAERALAAAELLEAGDGGTAGSEAGGRAAKNLGSDGMADDPTGQTETGPTNTSGPELAQPPSRRSPEAHSPRRSSSTAPPADAVAAGLLRVHAEHMRQLARESRTRARFTALHPEVPVAEVAALPGDVHDLAGLRAIGDLLG; encoded by the coding sequence ATGAACCCGACGAAGAGCGGCCCGACGGGCCAGGACGCCCTGGTCGCCGACGTTCCGCCGCTGACCCTCGATCCGCTGCTGGACAAGGCGGAGACCCGCATCGTGGTCTGCTGCGGCTCGGGCGGCGTCGGCAAGACCACCACGGCCGCCGCCCTCGGCCTGCGCGCGGCCGAACGGGGCCGGCGCGTCGTCGTGTTGACGATCGATCCCGCGCGGCGCCTGGCCCAGTCGATGGGGCTCGCCGAGCTGGACAACGTGCCGCGCCGGGTGCCGGGCATCGACGGGGCGGCGGGCGGCGAGCTGTTCGCCATGATGCTGGACATGAAGCGCACCTTCGACGAGACCGTCGAGGCGCACGCCGAACCGGCCAGGGCCCGCGCCATTCTGGAGAACCCCTTCTACCAGTCCCTCTCCGCGGGCTTCGCCGGCACCCAGGAGTACATGGCGATGGAGAAGCTGGGCCAGCTGGTGGCCAGGGACGAGTGGGACCTGATCGTCGTCGACACGCCGCCGAGCCGCTCGGCGCTCGACTTCCTGGACGCGCCCCAGCGGCTCGGCTCGTTCCTGGACGGACGGTTCATCCGGGTCCTGATGGGCCCGGCGAAGGCCGGCGGTCGCGCCGGGCGCAAGGTGATGGACCTGGGCCTCGCCGGCCTGTCCCGCTTCACCGGAGCCATCGACAAGGTGGTGGGGGCCGGCCTGGTCCGCGACGTGCAGACCTTCGTCGCCGCGCTGGACACCACCTTCGGCGGCTTCCGGAGTCGCGCGGACGCGACATACCAGCTGCTACAGGCGCCGGGGACCGCGTTCCTCGTGGTGGCGGCCCCCGAGCGGGACGCGCTGCGCGAGGCGGCCTACTTCGTCGAGCGGCTGGCCGCCGACCGCATGCCGCTGGCCGGTCTGGTGCTCAACCGGGTCCACACCTCGGACGCCGCCGGGCTGAGCGCCGAACGCGCGCTGGCCGCCGCGGAGTTGCTGGAGGCCGGCGACGGGGGGACGGCGGGCTCCGAGGCCGGGGGCCGGGCGGCAAAGAATCTTGGTTCCGACGGCATGGCGGATGATCCGACCGGGCAGACAGAGACCGGGCCGACAAACACATCCGGCCCTGAGCTGGCTCAGCCGCCCAGCCGTCGCTCTCCCGAAGCGCACTCCCCCCGGCGCTCCTCCTCGACGGCGCCCCCCGCCGACGCCGTGGCCGCCGGCCTGCTGCGGGTCCACGCCGAGCACATGCGCCAGTTGGCGCGCGAAAGCCGCACGCGGGCGCGCTTCACCGCGCTGCACCCGGAGGTGCCCGTGGCCGAGGTGGCGGCGCTGCCGGGCGATGTCCACGATCTGGCGGGGCTGCGCGCCATAGGCGATCTCCTGGGCTGA
- a CDS encoding WhiB family transcriptional regulator: protein MGWVTDWSAQAACRTTDPDELFVQGAAQNRAKVVCTGCPVRTECLADALDNRVEFGVWGGMTERERRALLRRRPTVTSWRRLLETARTEYERSVRYSQGARYEDAFDEPFEEWANVG from the coding sequence ATGGGCTGGGTTACCGACTGGAGTGCGCAGGCGGCCTGTCGCACAACAGATCCGGATGAGTTGTTCGTTCAGGGTGCGGCGCAGAACCGCGCCAAGGTGGTCTGCACCGGTTGTCCGGTGCGCACCGAGTGTCTCGCCGACGCGTTGGACAACCGCGTGGAGTTCGGCGTGTGGGGTGGCATGACGGAGCGCGAGCGGCGTGCGCTGCTGCGCCGGCGCCCCACGGTCACCTCGTGGCGCCGCCTGCTGGAGACCGCGCGCACGGAGTACGAGCGCAGCGTGCGGTACAGCCAGGGCGCTCGCTACGAGGACGCCTTCGACGAGCCCTTCGAGGAGTGGGCCAACGTGGGATAA
- a CDS encoding transglycosylase domain-containing protein, which produces MGRKRPGGGLSAIQQVAKFLGVSVLAGGVLAGLALPAVGALGLAARGTAEGFDEIPAMMKRPPLSQKTTILDAEGNKIADVYFRDRTVVPFDAMAEDLRNAIVAIEDARFYEHGAVDLRGILRALNRNLESGGVSEGASTLTQQYVKNVFVEAAGEDAEAVAEATTQSGAAGLGRKIREMKYAIQLEQELSKDQILENYLNITYFGQQAYGVEAAAQRYFSKSAADLALHEAALLAGLVQSPSQYDPVHNEQAAIERRNTVLNRMLEVGDITEAEAEEAQAADLGLAVSEARNGCITATNEAGFFCEYVHQEFLKNPVFGETSEERQAQWALGGMTIRTTLRPQAQQAAAQAARDGASASEPVTAAVVQVEPGSGHIVSMAQSRPYGHGENETSINLNVSSNMGGTAYGFQPGSTFKPFTAAAALERGISPAQTYETDHEITLPMADFRDCDGVPRGSADETEWTLKNEREDEEGEWDMTDALGQSINTYFAELEREAGLCETITMAARLGVERGSDEPLEANPSVTLGGQETTPLMMASAYAAFANEGTYCEPISITGVTNADGEELSVPGSECTQVMGAQTAQTINMMLRGVIEDGTGQAVGLTDRDNAGKTGTTDERKNVWFVGYTPQLATAVRVGGDQTLMPMENITIGGQYFERASGAGVAGPIWRQAMTGALEGVPATNFTQVDVPRADDGDDEDEDDDRDRDRGRDRNRDRDRDRDDDRPENRLTPAPGDDGNNAGLPELPDDWADFDLPPGTFRDGVGTERD; this is translated from the coding sequence ATGGGTAGGAAGCGTCCAGGTGGCGGGCTGAGCGCGATTCAGCAGGTGGCCAAGTTCCTCGGAGTCAGCGTGCTGGCCGGAGGCGTGCTCGCGGGGCTCGCCCTGCCGGCCGTCGGAGCCCTGGGCCTCGCCGCCCGTGGCACCGCGGAGGGGTTCGACGAGATCCCCGCCATGATGAAGCGCCCGCCGCTGAGCCAGAAGACCACCATTCTGGACGCCGAGGGCAACAAGATCGCCGACGTCTACTTCAGGGACCGCACGGTGGTCCCCTTCGACGCCATGGCGGAGGATCTGCGGAACGCCATCGTCGCCATCGAGGACGCCCGCTTCTACGAGCACGGCGCCGTCGATCTGCGCGGCATCCTGCGGGCCCTCAACCGGAACCTGGAGTCGGGCGGCGTCTCCGAGGGCGCCTCGACGCTCACTCAGCAGTATGTGAAGAACGTCTTCGTCGAGGCCGCCGGCGAGGACGCGGAGGCGGTCGCCGAGGCGACCACGCAGTCGGGCGCCGCCGGCCTCGGGCGCAAGATCCGCGAGATGAAGTACGCCATACAGCTCGAACAGGAGCTGTCCAAGGACCAGATCCTGGAGAACTACCTCAACATCACGTACTTCGGCCAGCAGGCGTACGGCGTCGAGGCCGCCGCCCAGCGGTACTTCTCCAAGTCCGCCGCCGATCTCGCCCTGCACGAGGCCGCGCTGCTGGCCGGTCTGGTCCAGTCGCCCAGCCAGTACGACCCGGTCCACAACGAGCAGGCCGCGATAGAGCGACGCAACACCGTGCTCAACCGCATGCTTGAGGTCGGGGACATCACGGAGGCCGAGGCCGAGGAGGCGCAGGCGGCCGACCTCGGCCTGGCCGTCAGCGAGGCCCGCAACGGCTGCATCACCGCCACCAACGAGGCCGGCTTCTTCTGCGAGTACGTCCACCAGGAGTTCCTCAAGAACCCGGTCTTCGGCGAGACCAGCGAGGAGCGCCAGGCCCAGTGGGCGCTCGGCGGCATGACCATCAGGACCACGCTGCGGCCCCAGGCCCAGCAGGCGGCGGCCCAGGCCGCGCGGGACGGCGCGAGCGCGTCCGAGCCGGTCACGGCGGCCGTCGTCCAGGTCGAGCCCGGCTCCGGTCATATCGTCTCCATGGCGCAGAGCCGCCCCTATGGGCACGGCGAGAACGAGACCAGCATCAACCTCAATGTCTCGTCCAACATGGGCGGCACCGCCTACGGCTTCCAGCCGGGCTCGACGTTCAAGCCGTTCACCGCCGCGGCGGCCCTCGAACGGGGCATCTCCCCGGCGCAGACCTATGAGACCGACCACGAGATCACGCTGCCGATGGCCGACTTCCGCGACTGCGACGGGGTGCCGCGCGGGTCCGCCGACGAGACCGAGTGGACGCTGAAGAACGAGCGCGAGGACGAAGAGGGCGAATGGGATATGACCGACGCGCTCGGTCAGTCCATCAACACCTACTTCGCCGAGCTGGAGCGCGAGGCCGGCCTCTGCGAGACCATCACCATGGCCGCCAGGCTCGGCGTCGAGCGCGGCAGCGACGAGCCGCTTGAGGCCAACCCCTCCGTCACCCTCGGCGGCCAGGAGACCACGCCGCTGATGATGGCCAGCGCCTACGCGGCCTTCGCCAACGAGGGCACCTACTGCGAGCCGATCTCCATCACCGGCGTGACCAACGCGGACGGCGAGGAGCTGAGCGTTCCCGGCTCCGAGTGCACCCAGGTCATGGGGGCCCAGACCGCCCAGACCATCAACATGATGCTGCGCGGTGTGATCGAGGACGGCACCGGCCAGGCCGTGGGCCTCACCGACCGCGACAACGCCGGGAAGACCGGCACCACCGACGAGCGGAAGAACGTCTGGTTCGTCGGCTACACACCGCAGCTCGCCACCGCGGTCCGGGTCGGCGGCGACCAGACGTTGATGCCGATGGAGAACATCACGATCGGCGGACAGTACTTCGAGCGGGCCAGCGGCGCCGGCGTCGCCGGGCCCATCTGGCGACAGGCGATGACGGGCGCCCTCGAAGGCGTCCCGGCCACCAACTTCACCCAGGTCGACGTGCCACGGGCGGACGACGGGGACGACGAGGACGAGGACGACGACCGCGACCGCGACCGGGGCCGCGACCGGAACAGGGACCGCGATCGCGATCGGGACGACGACCGCCCGGAGAACCGGCTCACCCCGGCCCCGGGGGACGACGGCAACAACGCGGGCCTGCCCGAGCTGCCGGACGACTGGGCCGACTTCGACCTGCCGCCCGGCACCTTCAGGGACGGCGTCGGCACCGAACGAGACTGA
- a CDS encoding GatB/YqeY domain-containing protein, with product MTTFKSRLRGDLTAAIKERDELRSATLRMALTAITTEEVSGKTARELSDDEVRKVLAREAKKRREAAEAFDKGGRADRADRERAEGEVLAEYLPKQLTDEELTSLVEEAVAEARAQGAEGPRAMGAVMKIVNPKVAGLAEGGRVAAAVKRTLAG from the coding sequence ATGACCACGTTCAAGTCCCGGCTGCGGGGCGATCTGACGGCAGCGATCAAGGAACGCGACGAGCTGCGGTCCGCGACTCTTCGGATGGCGCTGACCGCGATCACCACGGAGGAGGTCTCGGGCAAGACCGCCCGTGAACTCTCCGACGACGAGGTGCGGAAGGTGCTCGCGCGCGAGGCGAAGAAGCGTCGCGAGGCGGCCGAGGCCTTCGACAAGGGAGGCCGCGCCGACCGGGCGGATCGGGAGCGGGCCGAGGGCGAGGTCCTGGCCGAGTACCTGCCCAAGCAGCTGACCGACGAGGAGCTGACGTCGCTGGTCGAGGAGGCCGTCGCCGAGGCCAGGGCGCAGGGCGCCGAGGGGCCCCGGGCCATGGGCGCGGTGATGAAGATCGTGAACCCGAAGGTCGCCGGGCTGGCCGAGGGCGGCCGGGTGGCCGCCGCGGTGAAGAGGACCCTGGCCGGCTGA
- a CDS encoding metallophosphoesterase, protein MRARYRIPLNAALAVTALSAGTLVYAAGFEARSFRLRRVTVPVLPPGARPLRVLQVSDIHMVSGQNKKRRWLQSLAGLRPDLVINTGDNLSDPEAVPEALDALGPLLEFPGAYVFGSNDYYAPRLRNPGRYLAERVSGRHGLNGNTPGQNVPRNPWWLLRDAFDDAGWVNLTNTRGHVKTAGTEIALTGLDDPHIKRDRYAEVAGGPEKDADLSLAVVHAPYLRVLDSFTADGYPLILAGHTHGGQLCVPFYGALVTNCDLDTDRVKGLSHHETAGNRSYLHVSAGCGTNRYTPVRIACPPEATLLTLTPTPT, encoded by the coding sequence ATGCGCGCGCGATACCGCATCCCCCTGAACGCAGCCCTCGCCGTCACCGCCCTCTCCGCCGGCACCCTCGTCTACGCCGCCGGCTTCGAGGCGCGCTCCTTCCGACTGCGCCGCGTCACCGTTCCCGTCCTGCCGCCCGGCGCCCGTCCGTTGCGGGTCCTCCAGGTCTCCGACATCCACATGGTCTCCGGGCAGAACAAGAAACGCCGTTGGCTCCAGTCCCTGGCCGGCCTCCGGCCCGATCTGGTGATCAACACCGGGGACAACCTCTCCGACCCCGAAGCCGTCCCCGAGGCGCTGGACGCCCTCGGGCCGCTGCTGGAGTTCCCGGGCGCCTATGTCTTCGGCTCCAACGACTACTACGCGCCGCGCCTGCGCAACCCGGGCCGCTACCTGGCCGAACGCGTCTCGGGACGCCATGGCCTCAACGGGAACACCCCGGGCCAGAACGTCCCGCGCAACCCGTGGTGGCTGCTGCGCGACGCCTTCGACGACGCGGGCTGGGTCAACCTCACCAACACCCGCGGCCATGTCAAGACGGCCGGCACGGAGATCGCCCTCACCGGTCTTGACGACCCGCACATCAAGCGGGACCGCTACGCGGAGGTCGCCGGCGGCCCCGAGAAGGACGCCGACCTCTCCCTCGCGGTGGTCCACGCCCCCTACCTCCGCGTGCTGGACTCCTTCACCGCCGACGGCTACCCCCTGATCCTCGCCGGCCACACCCACGGCGGCCAACTCTGCGTCCCCTTCTACGGCGCGCTGGTCACCAACTGCGACCTGGACACCGACCGCGTCAAGGGCCTCTCCCACCACGAGACCGCCGGCAACCGCTCCTACCTCCACGTCTCCGCGGGCTGCGGCACCAACCGCTACACCCCCGTCCGCATCGCCTGCCCCCCCGAGGCGACCCTGCTCACCCTCACCCCCACCCCAACCTGA